The Etheostoma cragini isolate CJK2018 chromosome 15, CSU_Ecrag_1.0, whole genome shotgun sequence genome window below encodes:
- the icam5 gene encoding intercellular adhesion molecule 5: MAGCPLVVTPAEMVVRFGDPASVNCSTDADVQQIGWEAPVGATSGPGPAVIWKIEKLEDWQITLLCFINLKDNYQCSKKLTITLYKTPDIVSVSALNDGPMVEGTEYHLNCSIVNVAPVQKLKVTWYRGNETVHTDVFKETSKVPVIVSSALRVTPVGDYNGAHFTCKAELQLGQNGPQTDTTVTSSPYIAVVHYKPVLKACPARYAGVEHEFSMDKLPFLADGNPPPIVEWYFDGYLINASEPLTRTQSGNYTAEIYNNLGRSTTSVVITIEYGPLFHCEHHYNVKENENGQLPCEPEGIPKPTITWHKDGNEIESPQRWTKHDSGSYSLFATNKHGTAHHLLRLEVLYAPVFKEGTSKKEVYLGENVTIDCSAEGNPVPEILWTFSSAVNVKNITRRRQKNIHIIGATSTHAGVYSCYGINEVGRVTKSVTLTMKDKTSEVSSTAKWWLIIFIAILIILILILILTCVHKQCKKHGQYSFVTDKANDGSDIPMTQSNGVHA; the protein is encoded by the exons ATGGCAGGTTGTCCCTTGGTAGTGACGCCTGCTGAAATGGTGGTGAGATTTGGGGATCCAGCTTCAGTTAACTGCAGCACAGATGCAGATGTTCAACAAATAGGCTGGGAGGCACCAGTTGGAGCCACGTCAGGTCCAGGTCCTGCTGTCATCTGGAAAATTGAAAAACTGGAAGACTGGCAGATAACACTTTTGTGTTTCATTAACCTAAAAGATAATTACCAGTGTTCTAAGAAGCTAACCATCACTCTTTATA AGACTCCAGACATTGTGTCAGTCTCTGCATTAAATGATGGACCGATGGTGGAGGGCACAGAGTACCACTTGAATTGTTCCATCGTCAATGTGGCTCCTGTGCAGAAGCTCAAAGTGACGTGGTACCGAGGCAATGAAACTGTGCACACAGACGTATTTAAGGAGACCAGTAAGGTCCCAGTAATTGTGTCCTCTGCCTTAAGAGTCACCCCGGTGGGAGATTACAACGGAGCACATTTCACATGCAAGGCTGAGCTCCAACTTGGACAAAATGGACCACAGACGGACACTACTGTAACTTCATCTCCTTACATTGCTGTTGTGCACT ATAAACCAGTGCTGAAAGCTTGCCCAGCCCGTTACGCTGGTGTGGAGCATGAGTTCAGTATGGACAAGCTGCCCTTTCTAGCTGATGGGAACCCTCCACCCATTGTGGAGTGGTACTTTGATGGATACCTGATCAATGCGTCTGAGCCCCTCACCAGGACTCAATCAGGGAATTACACAGCTGAAATTTACAATAACCTTGGCAGGAGCACCACCTCTGTCGTTATCACAATCGAAT ATGGCCCTTTATTTCACTGTGAACATCACTACAACGTCAAAGAGAATGAGAATGGTCAGCTCCCGTGTGAACCAGAGGGTATTCCCAAACCTACCATCACCTGGCATAAAGATGGAAATGAGATTGagtctccacagcgctggacAAAGCACGATAGTGGAAGTTACTCACTTTTTGCAACCAACAAACATGGAACAGCCCATCACCTTCTACGTCTTGAAGTTTTGT ATGCCCCTGTGTTCAAGGAGGGAACGTCCAAGAAGGAGGTGTACCTCGGTGAAAATGTGACTATTGACTGCAGTGCTGAGGGCAACCCTGTCCCTGAGATCCTTTGGACCTTCAGCTCTGCAGTGAATGTGAAAAACATCACCAGGAGGCGCCAGAAGAACATCCACATCATAGGAGCCACGTCAACCCACGCTGGTGTTTACAGCTGTTATGGCATCAATGAAGTTGGGAGAGTGACCAAATCTGTGACGCTGACGATGAAAG ATAAAACCAGTGAAGTCTCCTCAACAGCCAAATGGTGGCTAATTATATTCATTGccatcctcatcatcctcatcctcatcctcatcctgaCCTGCGTccacaaacaatgcaaaaaacatGGACAATATAGTTTTGTCACTGACAAAGCCAATGATGGTTCAGACATCCCAATGACTCAGTCTAATGGGGTGCACGCTTAG
- the LOC117958159 gene encoding intercellular adhesion molecule 1-like, with the protein MLPLRMLGFLMLMLSLCDADNLCPTELNPLTLDPPEVIYGYEKSVLVNCTSKVDNHGGMYWTVGNTDHSMEYNNSYIQVSLSNWNVKAECKIKLNDTHECSKGLTITVYKNPEMVRVFSAQNEPIVEETPFELQCDIINVAPVQNLTVRWYKNNQSIREDSFHKPIKTPVNESSTLVVNISREENGAKFRCEAQLDFGQHGSQPVTSDTYTVAVHYAPELQNQTEDVYVNEENNVTLNCDAEGHPPPHFHRTCDGINIIYIISFDVECVFIVQQNEALIEYAYF; encoded by the exons ATGCTGCCTCTCAGGATGTTGGGCTTCCTCATGCTCATGCTTTCCCTGTGTG ATGCAGACAATTTATGCCCCACTGAGCTCAACCCTCTCACCCTGGATCCCCCAGAGGTTATATATGGATATGAAAAGTCAGTGTTGGTTAACTGCACCAGCAAAGTGGACAATCATGGGGGGATGTACTGGACTGTTGGAAACACAGACCATTCAATGGAATATAACAATAGTTATATCCAAGTGTCATTGTCAAACTGGAATGTAAAGGCAGAGTGCAAAATAAAGCTAAATGACACTCATGAATGCAGCAAAGGCCTTACAATCactgtgtaca AGAATCCAGAAATGGTCCGCGTTTTTTCTGCACAGAATGAACCTATAGTGGAAGAGACACCATTTGAACTGCAGTGTGATATCATCAATGTTGCTCCTGTTCAAAACCTCACTGTGAGGTGgtacaaaaacaatcaatccATCAGGGAAGACTCGTTCCACAAACCAATCAAAACACCAGTAAATGAGTCTTCTACTCTTGTAGTCAACATCAGCAGAGAAGAAAACGGAGCTAAGTTTAGGTGTGAGGCACAGCTGGACTTTGGGCAACATGGATCACAACCTGTTACTTCTGACACATACACGGTTGCCGTGCACT ACGCTCCTGAGCTCCAGAACCAAACGGAAGATGTCTATGTGAATGAGGAAAACAATGTCACCCTGAACTGTGACGCTGAGGGGCACCCTCCTCCCCACTTTCATAGGACATGTGATGggataaatataatatatattattagcTTTGATGTggaatgtgtatttattgtgcAGCAAAATGAAGCTCTGATTGAATATGCATACTTTTGA
- the angptl6 gene encoding angiopoietin-related protein 6, translated as MEKTLTISLTLFLTLCVDIPGAGGQKEGAHGENTSSRSSETKGGRCSYTFIVPQQKLTGALCLNTQSASTNQSEVVALRVELRRQQEQLEKLRGQLEQEGSLATEVRALRKESSSMNSRITQLYAQLLHEVIHKKDQALEQQRVENLLLNATTQALQVSSNYRELEKKYGALTSMMSSQNQFIARLEKQCQCRDSTQASLVTTEPPKSQPNVHPNYSSEANEMTNDVQRDQSALPPQQGKTIPFLPTTPANTTDLPFSSFPVTKTPGPWRDCQHVLESGETTSGIYLLRPQSANRLLQAWCEQSRAQGGWTVIQRRQDGSVNFFRTWEQYKQGFGNLDGEYWLGLEHLYWLTKQAQYKLRVALEDWHGRQVFAEYDSFHLEPESDWYRMRLGQYHGNAGDSLSWHNNKAFTTLDRDKDGYTGNCAHFQKGGWWYHMCAHSNLNGVWYRGGHYRSRYQDGVYWAEFHGGSYSLKRVSMMIKPT; from the exons aTGGAGAAGACACTGACAATAAGTCTGACTCTTTTCTTAACACTCTGCGTGGACATACCAGGAGCCGGAGGACAGAAAGAGGGGGCTCATGGCGAAAACACTTCATCACGATCTTCAGAAACAAAAGGAGGCCGTTGCTCCTACACTTTCATTGTTCCACAGCAAAAACTGACAGGTGCACTGTGTTTGAACACGCAGTCTGCGTCTACCAACCAGTCCGAGGTGGTGGCGCTGCGGGTGGAGCTCAGACGGCAGCAGGAGCAGCTGGAGAAGCTCCGGGGCCAGCTGGAGCAGGAGGGGTCACTTGCAACTGAGGTAAGAGCCCTGCGCAAAGAGAGTAGCAGCATGAATTCTCGCATTACCCAGCTCTATGCCCAGCTGCTACATGAAGTCATACACAAGAAAGACCAGGCTTTGGAGCAGCAGAGGGTGGAGAACCTCCTGCTAAACGCTACAACACAG GCGCTGCAGGTGTCCAGTAACTACAGGGAGCTGGAGAAGAAATATGGAGCCCTCACCTCCATGATGAGCTCCCAGAACCAGTTCATTGCTCGTCTGGAGAAGCAGTGCCAGTGCAGAGACTCCACACAGGCCTCTCTG GTGACAACTGAACCCCCCAAAAGCCAGCCTAATGTGCATCCTAATTACAGCTCTGAAGCCAACGAAATGACCAATGACGTTCAAAGAGACCAAAGTGCTCTTCCGCCACAGCAGGGAAAAACTATTCCTTTCCTCCCCACCACTCCAGCCAACACCACAGACCTTCCTTTTAGCAGTTTCCCTGTCACAAAGACTCCAG GGCCTTGGCGGGACTGTCAGCATGTGCTGGAATCAGGCGAGACCACCAGCGGGATCTACCTGCTCCGCCCACAGAGTGCCAACCGCCTCCTGCAGGCCTGGTGCGAGCAGAGTCGGGCTCAGGGAGGGTGGACGGTCATCCAGAGGAGACAGGATGGCTCGGTCAACTTCTTCAGGACTTGGGAGCAGTACAAG CAAGGCTTTGGGAACCTAGACGGAGAGTACTGGCTTGGCCTGGAACACCTCTACTGGCTAACTAAACAGGCCCAATATAAGCTACGGGTGGCTTTGGAGGACTGGCATGGCCGGCAGGTTTTTGCTGAGTATGACAGCTTTCACCTGGAACCGGAAAGCGATTGGTATCGAATGCGGTTAGGACAATACCACGGCAACGCAGGGGACTCCCTCTCATGGCACAACAACAAGGCCTTCACCACCCTGGATCGAGACAAGGATGGCTACACCG GTAACTGCGCTCATTTTCAAAAAGGAGGCTGGTGGTACCACATGTGTGCACACTCCAATCTAAATGGTGTGTGGTATCGGGGTGGACACTACCGCAGCCGCTACCAGGATGGGGTCTACTGGGCAGAGTTCCACGGAGGGTCCTACTCCCTCAAACGAGTTTCCATGATGATCAAACCCACATAA